A genome region from Cytophagia bacterium CHB2 includes the following:
- a CDS encoding tetratricopeptide repeat protein yields MFVSRFPEETRLDDVWRWQADFYALQGEHREANLSYLRLDYCCPESPHLPYARYTRGMLLSKNLGDHKQALEVLAQVVANHPQSEFAAAALFSMAEIKQDKTKDYAGALADYRKFADTDQDSIKTAAALLAIAEINANNLKDYTAAIAAYHEIVEKHGGNNRGPQALEKAGDLYKDKLNDPAKAAEHYAAIAEQYPYDDKATDMLLKAGAVMEDKAKDYKKAIEYYSIILEKFPNHKNANEARKRIEKAQSKTGE; encoded by the coding sequence ATGTTTGTCTCGCGATTTCCCGAGGAAACGAGATTGGACGACGTTTGGCGCTGGCAGGCGGATTTTTATGCGCTGCAAGGCGAGCACCGCGAAGCGAACCTGAGCTATCTGCGCCTGGATTATTGCTGCCCGGAAAGCCCGCATCTGCCTTATGCGCGTTACACGCGCGGCATGCTTCTCTCGAAAAATCTTGGCGATCACAAACAAGCGCTGGAGGTATTGGCGCAAGTTGTCGCAAATCATCCGCAAAGCGAATTTGCCGCAGCCGCGTTGTTTAGCATGGCGGAGATCAAACAAGACAAGACGAAAGATTATGCCGGGGCGCTGGCGGATTATCGCAAATTCGCCGACACAGATCAGGACAGCATAAAAACAGCCGCGGCGCTGCTGGCGATTGCTGAAATCAACGCGAATAATCTAAAAGATTACACCGCCGCAATTGCCGCATACCATGAAATTGTCGAGAAACACGGAGGCAACAACCGCGGCCCGCAAGCGCTCGAAAAAGCCGGAGATCTTTACAAAGACAAACTGAACGATCCCGCAAAAGCCGCAGAACATTACGCCGCGATTGCGGAGCAATATCCTTATGATGACAAAGCCACGGATATGCTCTTGAAGGCCGGCGCTGTGATGGAAGACAAGGCCAAGGACTACAAGAAAGCCATCGAATATTACAGCATCATTCTCGAAAAATTTCCCAATCACAAGAACGCGAATGAGGCCAGAAAACGCATCGAAAAAGCGCAAAGCAAAACCGGCGAATGA